The following are encoded together in the Thunnus maccoyii chromosome 18, fThuMac1.1, whole genome shotgun sequence genome:
- the unkl gene encoding putative E3 ubiquitin-protein ligase UNKL isoform X2 has translation MPSVSKTAANASPQTEKPTHYTYLKEFRTEQCPLFLQHKCTQHRPFTCFHWHFLNQRRRRPIRRRDGTFNYSPDVYCTKYDETTGICPDGDDCPYLHRTTGDTERKYHLRYYKTGTCIHETDARGHCVKNGLHCAFAHGPHDLRPPVYDIREIQAQEALQNGQLGSGEGIPDLQPGVLASQAMIEKTLTEDPRWQDTNFVLANYKTDQCTKPPRLCRQGYACPHYHNSRDRRRNPRKFKYRSTPCPNVKHGDEWGEPSKCDSGDSCQYCHSRTEQQFHPEIYKSTKCNDMRQTGYCPRGPFCAFAHVERIPSTEETMSSLLTAIQSSSQSQLSSQQYSECPVSEWNSGGNSTTSATSSNGQVGSIKNKGHMDQKLMDQEKQTQNTVFSAVNPLASSFTSSITSSLASSIGSDSSSPTTLSTMNAKATPFYPGSNTVESVIGSALDLNFSDINVASLEKELEEQDNNVGLASQRVLGGSAPVNIPGSLARSSSLNSSSSLSTSPLSSLSQSLSQSLLSGTVSQQNQPSNMLAKQEHGLLGTPTSSSQNSLGLNGGASNIWDFVSGSFSPSPSPVFSSLTSATSSADLARLFRELDEAKRKIKQWEEAWHQVKQACEACQKDAHEAKEQAKTAEAERQLAEQKWEETERKLKELQGDFDVLCRTPGTPLLRSYGELDQLPLSKLHSIQSQLRNDLDLIDGVIYQLQSKKCIVCQKHDRCIVLQPCQHYVLCENCAPSKTECPYCRTKILKW, from the exons ATGCCGTCGGTTTCGAAAACGGCGGCCAATGCGTCTCCTCAAACCGAGAAACCTACCCACTATAC ATACTTGAAGGAGTTCAGGACAGAGCAGTGCCCGTTGTTCCTCCAGCACAAGTGTACGCAGCACAGACCCTTTACGTGCTTTCACTGGCATTTTCTCAACCAGCGGAGAAGAAGACCCATAAGAAGAAGAGACGGGACCTTTAACTACAGCCCGGACGTTTATTGCACGAAATACGACGAGACAACAGGCATTTGTCCGGATGGAGATGA CTGTCCTTATTTACACCGGACAACGGGTGACACAGAGCGCAAGTACCATCTACGCTATTACAAGACTGGCACTTGTATCCATGAGACAGATGCCCGAGGGCATTGTGTGAAGAATGGCCTCCACTGTGCTTTTGCTCACGGGCCACATGATCTCCGACCTCCAGTCTATGATATCAG AGAGATCCAAGCACAAGAGGCCCTCCAAAATGGACAGTTGGGATCTGGGGAAGGTATTCCTGATCTGCAACCTGGTGTACTAGCCAGCCAAGCCATGATTGAGAAAACTCTGACAGAGGACCCACGGTGGCAAG ATACCAACTttgttttagccaactataaAACAGACCAGTGTACTAAGCCTCCGAGACTTTGCAGACAGGGCTACGCATGTCCCCACTACCACAACAGTAGAGACCGAAGACGAAATCCACGAAAGTTCAAGTACAG GTCAACTCCTTGCCCTAATGTGAAACACGGGGACGAATGGGGCGAGCCATCAAAGTGCGACAGTGGAGACAGTTGCCAGTATTGTCACTCTCGCACCGAACAACAGTTTCACCCAGAG ATCTACAAATCCACCAAATGCAACGATATGCGGCAAACTGGATACTGTCCCAGAGGACCGTTTTGTGCGTTTGCACACGTAGAAA gAATTCCCTCTACAGAAGAGACCATGAGCTCGTTGCTAACGGCGATACAGTCAAGTTCACAGTCCCAGCTGAGCTCTCAACAGTATTCAGAGTGTCCAGTCAGTGAGTGGAACAGTGGAGGCAACTCCACCACCAGTGCAACCAGTAGCAACGGCCAAGTAGGAAGT aTTAAGAACAAGGGACACATGGATCAAAAATTGATGGaccaagaaaaacag acacaaaatactgtattcTCTGCGGTGAACCCTTTGGCATCAAGCTTTACCTCCAGTATAACATCAAGCTTGGCCTCTAGTATTGGCTCAGATAGTTCTTCACCCACCACCTTATCAACAATGAATGCAAAAGCCACTCCTTTCTATCCAGGGAGCAACACAGTGGAGTCTGTTATAG GATCCGCTCTGGACCTCAACTTCAGTGACATTAATGTTGCATCTCTGGAGAAGGAGTTAGAGGAGCAAGACAACAATGTAGGACTGGCAA GTCAAAGGGTGCTGGGCGGATCCGCTCCAGTTAACATTCCTGGCTCCCTGGCACGATCGTCTTCTTTGAATTCCTCATCATCGCTCTCCACCTCCCCGCTAAGCTCCCTCTCCCAGTCCCTGTCACAGTCTCTGCTGTCTGGGACGGTATCACAGCAAAATCAACCTTCAAACATGTTAGCCAAGCAAGAGCACGGCCTCCTGGGAACACCCACCTCCTCTTCCCAGAACTCTTTGG GCTTGAACGGAGGAGCTAGCAACATTTGGGACTTTGTAAGTGGCAGCTTTTCACCGAGTCCATCTCCAGTTTTCAGCAGCCTAACCTCCGCAACCAGCAGTGCTGATCTGGCCCGCCTTTTTAGAGAACTCGATGAGGCCAAGAGGAAGATTAAACAGTGGGAGGAGGCGTGGCATCAGGTCAAACAA gctTGTGAAGCTTGCCAGAAAGACGCCCATGAAGCAAAGGAACAAGCAAAAACGGCAGAAGCAGAGCGGCAGTTGGCAGAACAGAAATGGGAAGAAACAGAACGCAAGCTGAAAGAGCTCCAAGGGGACTTTGATGTGCTTTGTCGCACCCCTGGAACACCTCTCCTACGTAGCTATGGCGAGCTGGACCAGCTCCCCTTGTCAAAGCTTCACTCCATCCAGAGTCAGCTGCGTAATGACCTAGACCTTATAGACGGG GTAATATATCAGCTTCAGTCAAAGAAATGTATAGTTTGCCAAAAGCATGATCGTTGCATTGTTCTGCAGCCTTGCCAACATTATGTACTATGTGAGAACTGTGCACCTAGTAAAACAGAATGTCCCTACTGTAGAACAAAAATATTGAAGTGGTGA
- the unkl gene encoding putative E3 ubiquitin-protein ligase UNKL isoform X1 produces the protein MPSVSKTAANASPQTEKPTHYTYLKEFRTEQCPLFLQHKCTQHRPFTCFHWHFLNQRRRRPIRRRDGTFNYSPDVYCTKYDETTGICPDGDDCPYLHRTTGDTERKYHLRYYKTGTCIHETDARGHCVKNGLHCAFAHGPHDLRPPVYDIREIQAQEALQNGQLGSGEGIPDLQPGVLASQAMIEKTLTEDPRWQDTNFVLANYKTDQCTKPPRLCRQGYACPHYHNSRDRRRNPRKFKYRSTPCPNVKHGDEWGEPSKCDSGDSCQYCHSRTEQQFHPEIYKSTKCNDMRQTGYCPRGPFCAFAHVERIPSTEETMSSLLTAIQSSSQSQLSSQQYSECPVSEWNSGGNSTTSATSSNGQVGSVSCSNSSTVTPSSGSDSLLSPVGSISRPKSLTNSSLCSESTTSSVSSLTSNYPKAPGFEREDQIKNKGHMDQKLMDQEKQTQNTVFSAVNPLASSFTSSITSSLASSIGSDSSSPTTLSTMNAKATPFYPGSNTVESVIGSALDLNFSDINVASLEKELEEQDNNVGLASQRVLGGSAPVNIPGSLARSSSLNSSSSLSTSPLSSLSQSLSQSLLSGTVSQQNQPSNMLAKQEHGLLGTPTSSSQNSLGLNGGASNIWDFVSGSFSPSPSPVFSSLTSATSSADLARLFRELDEAKRKIKQWEEAWHQVKQACEACQKDAHEAKEQAKTAEAERQLAEQKWEETERKLKELQGDFDVLCRTPGTPLLRSYGELDQLPLSKLHSIQSQLRNDLDLIDGVIYQLQSKKCIVCQKHDRCIVLQPCQHYVLCENCAPSKTECPYCRTKILKW, from the exons ATGCCGTCGGTTTCGAAAACGGCGGCCAATGCGTCTCCTCAAACCGAGAAACCTACCCACTATAC ATACTTGAAGGAGTTCAGGACAGAGCAGTGCCCGTTGTTCCTCCAGCACAAGTGTACGCAGCACAGACCCTTTACGTGCTTTCACTGGCATTTTCTCAACCAGCGGAGAAGAAGACCCATAAGAAGAAGAGACGGGACCTTTAACTACAGCCCGGACGTTTATTGCACGAAATACGACGAGACAACAGGCATTTGTCCGGATGGAGATGA CTGTCCTTATTTACACCGGACAACGGGTGACACAGAGCGCAAGTACCATCTACGCTATTACAAGACTGGCACTTGTATCCATGAGACAGATGCCCGAGGGCATTGTGTGAAGAATGGCCTCCACTGTGCTTTTGCTCACGGGCCACATGATCTCCGACCTCCAGTCTATGATATCAG AGAGATCCAAGCACAAGAGGCCCTCCAAAATGGACAGTTGGGATCTGGGGAAGGTATTCCTGATCTGCAACCTGGTGTACTAGCCAGCCAAGCCATGATTGAGAAAACTCTGACAGAGGACCCACGGTGGCAAG ATACCAACTttgttttagccaactataaAACAGACCAGTGTACTAAGCCTCCGAGACTTTGCAGACAGGGCTACGCATGTCCCCACTACCACAACAGTAGAGACCGAAGACGAAATCCACGAAAGTTCAAGTACAG GTCAACTCCTTGCCCTAATGTGAAACACGGGGACGAATGGGGCGAGCCATCAAAGTGCGACAGTGGAGACAGTTGCCAGTATTGTCACTCTCGCACCGAACAACAGTTTCACCCAGAG ATCTACAAATCCACCAAATGCAACGATATGCGGCAAACTGGATACTGTCCCAGAGGACCGTTTTGTGCGTTTGCACACGTAGAAA gAATTCCCTCTACAGAAGAGACCATGAGCTCGTTGCTAACGGCGATACAGTCAAGTTCACAGTCCCAGCTGAGCTCTCAACAGTATTCAGAGTGTCCAGTCAGTGAGTGGAACAGTGGAGGCAACTCCACCACCAGTGCAACCAGTAGCAACGGCCAAGTAGGAAGT GTTTCATGTTCTAATAGCTCAACTGTAACGCCAAGCTCAGGAAGCGACAGTTTGTTATCCCCAGTGGGATCCATCAGCAGGCCCAAATCCTTAACTAATAGTAGTTTATGTTCAGAGTCCACCACATCCAGTGTCTCATCTCTGACGTCTAACTATCCTAAAGCTCCGGGCTTTGAACGTGAGGATCAG aTTAAGAACAAGGGACACATGGATCAAAAATTGATGGaccaagaaaaacag acacaaaatactgtattcTCTGCGGTGAACCCTTTGGCATCAAGCTTTACCTCCAGTATAACATCAAGCTTGGCCTCTAGTATTGGCTCAGATAGTTCTTCACCCACCACCTTATCAACAATGAATGCAAAAGCCACTCCTTTCTATCCAGGGAGCAACACAGTGGAGTCTGTTATAG GATCCGCTCTGGACCTCAACTTCAGTGACATTAATGTTGCATCTCTGGAGAAGGAGTTAGAGGAGCAAGACAACAATGTAGGACTGGCAA GTCAAAGGGTGCTGGGCGGATCCGCTCCAGTTAACATTCCTGGCTCCCTGGCACGATCGTCTTCTTTGAATTCCTCATCATCGCTCTCCACCTCCCCGCTAAGCTCCCTCTCCCAGTCCCTGTCACAGTCTCTGCTGTCTGGGACGGTATCACAGCAAAATCAACCTTCAAACATGTTAGCCAAGCAAGAGCACGGCCTCCTGGGAACACCCACCTCCTCTTCCCAGAACTCTTTGG GCTTGAACGGAGGAGCTAGCAACATTTGGGACTTTGTAAGTGGCAGCTTTTCACCGAGTCCATCTCCAGTTTTCAGCAGCCTAACCTCCGCAACCAGCAGTGCTGATCTGGCCCGCCTTTTTAGAGAACTCGATGAGGCCAAGAGGAAGATTAAACAGTGGGAGGAGGCGTGGCATCAGGTCAAACAA gctTGTGAAGCTTGCCAGAAAGACGCCCATGAAGCAAAGGAACAAGCAAAAACGGCAGAAGCAGAGCGGCAGTTGGCAGAACAGAAATGGGAAGAAACAGAACGCAAGCTGAAAGAGCTCCAAGGGGACTTTGATGTGCTTTGTCGCACCCCTGGAACACCTCTCCTACGTAGCTATGGCGAGCTGGACCAGCTCCCCTTGTCAAAGCTTCACTCCATCCAGAGTCAGCTGCGTAATGACCTAGACCTTATAGACGGG GTAATATATCAGCTTCAGTCAAAGAAATGTATAGTTTGCCAAAAGCATGATCGTTGCATTGTTCTGCAGCCTTGCCAACATTATGTACTATGTGAGAACTGTGCACCTAGTAAAACAGAATGTCCCTACTGTAGAACAAAAATATTGAAGTGGTGA